In Curtobacterium sp. MCPF17_002, one genomic interval encodes:
- a CDS encoding glycosyltransferase, which yields MSTTTEPLRIGLVSLHTSPGDEPGSGEVGGMNVVVRHQAEALADRGHHVDIITRRSAPTQPDSVSLVPGVCLRFLSAGPAEPVPKGEHDAFIEPFRHGLEQLGPFDVLHSHHWFSGAAALPVARERGIPHVQSFHSIAADSDTPLSEGERPESAGRMTGERMLARESDAVVVVSEAEAATVRERLDGDDARIWIVPPGVDGSVFRPAASGARRPDVPYVVAAARVQPLKGLDLAIEAVAGISLEARPTLVIAGDASSEAGDYVDELRRLASAHGIADRVTFIGPQSRADLAFLFRGAAAVLVPSHSETYGLVALEGSASGVPVVAAAAGGLREAVVDGETGVVLESRDPTVWAAEIERILTDSGYAAGLAAAGREHAERLSWERSAGGLEDVYRRVLGRA from the coding sequence GTGAGCACCACCACCGAACCCCTGCGCATCGGGTTGGTGTCGCTGCACACCTCTCCCGGCGACGAACCCGGCTCCGGCGAGGTCGGCGGCATGAACGTCGTCGTCCGCCACCAGGCCGAAGCCCTGGCCGACCGCGGCCACCACGTCGACATCATCACCCGCCGCTCGGCGCCGACCCAGCCGGACTCGGTGTCGCTCGTGCCCGGCGTCTGCCTGCGGTTCCTGTCCGCCGGACCCGCCGAGCCGGTGCCGAAGGGCGAGCACGACGCCTTCATCGAACCGTTCCGGCACGGGCTCGAGCAGCTCGGACCCTTCGACGTGCTGCACTCGCACCACTGGTTCTCCGGTGCAGCGGCACTGCCCGTCGCCCGCGAGCGCGGCATCCCGCACGTGCAGTCCTTCCACTCGATCGCCGCCGACAGCGACACCCCGCTGTCCGAGGGCGAGCGGCCCGAATCCGCCGGCCGGATGACCGGGGAGCGGATGCTCGCCCGCGAGTCGGACGCCGTCGTGGTCGTCTCCGAGGCCGAGGCCGCAACGGTCCGCGAGCGCCTCGACGGCGACGACGCCCGCATCTGGATCGTGCCGCCGGGCGTCGACGGCTCCGTCTTCCGCCCCGCCGCGAGCGGCGCGCGCAGGCCCGACGTCCCCTACGTCGTCGCCGCGGCACGCGTCCAGCCGTTGAAGGGCCTGGACCTCGCGATCGAGGCGGTCGCCGGCATCAGCCTGGAGGCACGCCCCACCCTCGTCATCGCCGGAGACGCCTCGAGCGAGGCGGGCGACTACGTGGACGAACTGCGTCGGCTCGCCTCCGCGCACGGCATCGCCGACCGCGTGACGTTCATCGGTCCGCAGTCACGGGCCGACCTGGCGTTCCTGTTCCGCGGCGCGGCAGCCGTTCTGGTGCCGTCGCACTCGGAGACGTACGGGCTCGTGGCGCTCGAGGGCTCCGCTTCCGGCGTGCCCGTCGTCGCCGCCGCTGCCGGAGGCCTGCGTGAGGCCGTGGTCGACGGCGAGACCGGGGTCGTGCTCGAGTCGAGGGACCCCACGGTGTGGGCAGCGGAGATCGAACGGATCCTGACGGACTCGGGCTACGCCGCGGGGCTCGCCGCGGCCGGTCGGGAGCACGCGGAGCGGCTCAGCTGGGAGCGGTCGGCGGGCGGGCTCGAGGACGTGTACCGCCGGGTGCTCGGGCGCGCGTGA
- a CDS encoding putative Ig domain-containing protein, whose protein sequence is MRRSTSTARRACAVGTTIALIGLTTGLGIMTATSASALEPDPTVSTSTTSTPEAAPVEPTSAPSTDPAAPQTPAQEPIVSAPSAPSASEPPVEPPVPTSNEPASPSTTAPSTPRTPSRMAAATGTVSIDGNASVGSTLTAEPTGFTAPTSLSFEWSVGGVAVSQAQTYVVKAADGGKVVSVTVTNTQGGLAVESESAETAAITQAPAFVDENGKPITAGTTDDGDDLVIDATAGDAFSYTFRTVGYPKPTLALAFYYTDDEDDNEGATPADYLPEGVSFDPSTGVLSGSTEEASDYFFAVTATSGTTTITQTVDLTVGATAPVGIEAMAVDRQQFIDFAKSGFPVGWFGDDAKHSGAFTDWIIKADGSIVTEKHQYDSDADGGTDFSEQTDGGTPTVPQGGTLLLSGNLVDQFGNYVDNDDPEDWTTDIDVRSNVASDVVASDSVLGSAGFVGVTFPHASVHRLTVSAEDFSTSFDVQVTPAVLPTVPSTDPAIGVVQHGTIPVAQTTHGRLAYTGTDSTSALPWALGLVLAGIGLIGARTLRRRRAQR, encoded by the coding sequence GTGCGCCGCAGCACCTCGACCGCCCGACGCGCCTGCGCCGTCGGCACGACCATCGCACTCATCGGTCTGACCACCGGTCTCGGCATCATGACGGCGACCTCCGCGTCCGCCCTCGAGCCCGACCCGACGGTCTCCACCTCGACGACATCGACGCCCGAGGCAGCACCTGTCGAGCCGACCTCGGCCCCCTCGACGGATCCGGCCGCACCGCAGACTCCGGCCCAGGAGCCGATCGTCTCCGCCCCGTCCGCCCCGTCCGCCTCCGAGCCGCCGGTCGAGCCGCCCGTGCCGACCTCGAACGAGCCCGCATCGCCGTCGACGACCGCGCCGTCGACGCCCCGCACGCCCAGCCGCATGGCCGCCGCGACCGGAACCGTCAGCATCGACGGCAACGCTTCGGTGGGGTCGACCCTCACGGCGGAGCCCACCGGCTTCACGGCACCGACGTCGTTGTCCTTCGAGTGGTCCGTCGGCGGGGTCGCCGTCAGCCAGGCGCAGACCTACGTCGTGAAGGCCGCCGACGGCGGCAAGGTCGTCTCGGTCACGGTCACGAACACGCAGGGCGGCCTGGCCGTCGAGTCGGAGTCCGCAGAGACCGCCGCGATCACGCAGGCGCCGGCCTTCGTCGACGAGAACGGCAAGCCGATCACCGCCGGCACGACCGACGACGGTGACGACCTCGTCATCGACGCGACCGCCGGCGATGCGTTCTCGTACACGTTCCGGACGGTCGGGTACCCGAAGCCGACCCTCGCACTCGCGTTCTACTACACCGACGACGAGGACGACAACGAGGGCGCGACCCCCGCTGACTACCTGCCCGAGGGTGTCTCCTTCGACCCGTCGACGGGCGTGCTGAGCGGATCGACCGAGGAGGCGTCGGACTACTTCTTCGCCGTGACGGCCACGAGCGGCACCACGACCATCACGCAGACGGTCGACCTGACGGTGGGCGCGACGGCTCCGGTGGGCATCGAGGCCATGGCGGTCGACCGACAGCAGTTCATCGACTTCGCGAAGAGCGGGTTCCCCGTCGGCTGGTTCGGTGACGACGCGAAGCACTCCGGGGCCTTCACCGACTGGATCATCAAGGCGGACGGCTCGATCGTCACGGAGAAGCACCAGTACGACTCCGACGCGGACGGCGGCACGGACTTCTCCGAGCAGACCGACGGCGGCACCCCGACCGTGCCCCAGGGCGGTACCCTCCTGCTCTCCGGGAACCTCGTCGACCAGTTCGGCAACTACGTCGACAACGACGATCCCGAGGACTGGACGACGGACATCGACGTGCGCTCGAACGTCGCGTCCGACGTGGTCGCCTCCGACTCGGTTCTCGGGTCCGCGGGCTTCGTCGGGGTCACCTTCCCGCACGCCTCGGTGCACCGCCTCACCGTCAGCGCCGAGGACTTCAGCACGTCGTTCGACGTCCAGGTGACGCCGGCCGTCCTCCCGACCGTGCCGAGCACCGATCCCGCGATCGGCGTCGTCCAGCACGGGACGATCCCTGTCGCGCAGACGACCCACGGCCGCCTCGCCTACACCGGCACCGACTCGACGAGCGCCCTCCCCTGGGCCCTCGGTCTCGTCCTCGCCGGCATCGGCCTCATCGGCGCACGCACGCTGCGCCGCCGTCGCGCCCAGCGCTGA
- a CDS encoding antitoxin VbhA family protein: MAKRVVRTVTGAERVKRSRAVAAVIHSGRLEGFKDNPEWIRQMDRFAKGEISREELRAVAHRR; the protein is encoded by the coding sequence ATGGCCAAGCGAGTTGTTCGAACCGTCACCGGGGCGGAGCGTGTGAAGCGATCCCGCGCCGTGGCCGCGGTCATCCACTCTGGTCGGCTCGAGGGCTTCAAGGACAACCCGGAGTGGATCCGGCAGATGGACCGCTTCGCCAAGGGCGAGATCAGCCGCGAGGAACTCCGGGCCGTCGCCCACCGCCGGTGA
- a CDS encoding DUF429 domain-containing protein: MTAYIGVDLAWGLGSDRKPANETGLVAMSANGTITDAGWARGVDAVTDWITAHVGPRSLIAVDASLVVTNPTGIREAERQVGQRYGRWKVAANPTNLASAASAGARLLERLSAHGIGYVSDTGAMHARTGPVAFECYPYTTLVGVEELGYDVERPRYKRLDLRVPAAVARARRAEAFDELVRRLRQTPLDPPLLLDSHPLTAGLADPSGIHGPTHKHREDLLDGALCAWTAALWDRHGDERVQILGGDPFLPADPLDEAGRKPVVVAPARPSQRRPAGQLPAGRHPRR, encoded by the coding sequence GTGACGGCGTACATCGGAGTAGACCTTGCGTGGGGCCTCGGGTCCGACCGGAAGCCGGCGAACGAGACCGGCCTCGTGGCGATGTCAGCCAACGGGACGATCACCGACGCCGGCTGGGCACGCGGAGTCGACGCCGTGACGGACTGGATCACCGCCCACGTCGGACCGCGCTCCCTCATCGCCGTGGACGCCTCGCTCGTCGTGACGAACCCCACCGGCATCCGCGAGGCCGAACGGCAGGTCGGGCAGCGCTACGGCCGGTGGAAGGTCGCCGCGAACCCGACGAACCTCGCCTCGGCGGCGAGCGCCGGCGCCCGGCTGCTCGAACGCCTGAGCGCGCACGGCATCGGGTACGTTTCGGACACCGGGGCGATGCACGCTCGGACCGGGCCCGTGGCGTTCGAGTGCTACCCCTACACGACGCTCGTCGGCGTCGAGGAGCTCGGCTACGACGTCGAGCGGCCGCGCTACAAGCGGCTCGACCTGCGGGTCCCGGCAGCGGTCGCCCGGGCACGGCGGGCCGAGGCGTTCGACGAACTCGTCCGGCGGCTGCGGCAGACGCCGCTCGACCCACCGCTGCTGCTCGACTCGCACCCGCTGACCGCCGGGCTCGCCGATCCCTCCGGGATCCACGGTCCGACGCACAAGCACCGGGAGGACCTGCTCGACGGCGCCCTCTGCGCCTGGACCGCTGCGCTCTGGGACCGGCACGGCGACGAACGGGTGCAGATCCTGGGAGGTGATCCGTTCCTCCCGGCAGACCCGTTGGACGAGGCGGGGCGGAAGCCCGTCGTGGTGGCGCCTGCGCGCCCGTCGCAGCGGAGGCCGGCAGGCCAGCTTCCTGCCGGACGGCATCCGAGACGATGA
- a CDS encoding APC family permease, with amino-acid sequence MATTNTDRPKQEQTELRRVIGPKLLLLFIVGDILGTGVYALTGQVAAEVGGAAWLPFLIAFAVALLTAFSYLELVTKYPQTAGAALYVHKAFGIHFVTFIVTFIVMCSGITSASTASRAFAANLGAGFGIELPNGVVMLIAMAFMLMVMAINFRGVSESVKTNVVLTLVELSGLVMVILIGFWAIAGGNADFSRVVMFDTPEDKSLLLSVSTATSLAFFAMVGFEDSVNMAEETKDPSRIFPKVMLTGLGITAVIYVLVSICAVAVVPIGELAGNETPLVTVVQTAAPDFPIADLLPFISMFAVANTALINMMMASRLLYGMSKQGVLPGFLARVSPTRRTPSTAIVFTTLISLLLIGWVSLDPDSPIVVVLGGTTSLLLLSVFAVVNLSVLVLRRDKVDHKHFRAGVVVPIIGVVTCLWLVLPFSSGRDPQQYEIAGALLALGILLWIVTWFTHGRKQTEKAPTGLVTEPTKVQRSSHDHEHEHRDV; translated from the coding sequence ATGGCCACCACCAACACAGATCGCCCGAAGCAGGAGCAGACAGAGCTCCGGCGGGTCATCGGTCCCAAACTCCTCCTCCTGTTCATCGTCGGGGACATCCTCGGCACGGGCGTCTACGCGCTCACGGGTCAGGTCGCGGCGGAGGTCGGCGGAGCAGCGTGGCTCCCCTTCCTCATCGCCTTCGCCGTGGCCCTGTTGACGGCGTTCTCGTACCTCGAACTCGTCACGAAGTACCCGCAGACCGCCGGTGCCGCGTTGTACGTGCACAAGGCGTTCGGCATCCACTTCGTCACGTTCATCGTCACCTTCATCGTCATGTGTTCGGGGATCACCTCGGCGTCGACGGCGTCGCGTGCCTTCGCGGCGAACCTCGGTGCGGGCTTCGGGATCGAGCTGCCGAACGGGGTCGTGATGCTCATCGCGATGGCCTTCATGCTCATGGTGATGGCGATCAACTTCCGCGGCGTGAGCGAGAGCGTGAAGACGAACGTGGTGCTCACGCTCGTCGAGCTGAGCGGTCTCGTGATGGTCATCCTCATCGGCTTCTGGGCGATCGCGGGCGGCAACGCGGACTTCTCGCGCGTGGTGATGTTCGACACGCCGGAGGACAAGTCGCTCCTGCTCTCGGTGTCGACCGCGACGTCGCTGGCGTTCTTCGCCATGGTCGGGTTCGAGGACTCGGTGAACATGGCCGAGGAGACGAAGGACCCCTCCCGCATCTTCCCGAAGGTCATGCTCACGGGGCTCGGCATCACCGCCGTGATCTACGTGCTCGTGTCCATCTGCGCCGTCGCCGTCGTGCCGATCGGTGAGCTGGCCGGCAACGAGACGCCGCTCGTCACCGTCGTGCAGACGGCCGCACCGGACTTCCCGATCGCCGACCTGCTGCCGTTCATCTCGATGTTCGCCGTGGCAAACACCGCCCTGATCAACATGATGATGGCGTCGCGACTGCTGTACGGCATGAGCAAGCAGGGCGTTCTGCCCGGGTTCCTCGCACGGGTCTCGCCGACCCGCCGCACCCCGTCCACCGCGATCGTCTTCACGACCCTCATCTCCCTGCTGCTCATCGGCTGGGTCTCGCTCGACCCCGACTCCCCCATCGTCGTGGTCCTCGGTGGGACGACGTCGCTGCTGCTGCTCTCGGTGTTCGCCGTCGTGAACCTGTCCGTCCTGGTGCTCCGCCGCGACAAGGTCGACCACAAGCACTTCCGTGCCGGTGTCGTCGTGCCGATCATCGGCGTGGTGACCTGCCTCTGGCTCGTCCTGCCGTTCTCGTCCGGACGTGACCCGCAGCAGTACGAGATCGCCGGCGCCCTGCTCGCGCTCGGCATCCTGCTCTGGATCGTGACGTGGTTCACCCACGGCCGGAAGCAGACCGAGAAGGCGCCCACGGGTCTCGTCACCGAACCGACCAAGGTCCAGCGCTCGTCGCACGACCACGAGCACGAGCACCGGGACGTCTGA
- a CDS encoding type II toxin-antitoxin system HicA family toxin has product MVRAVPHRTVIAFLHHRGWWLDRVRGSHEVWRGPDGGRLVLPRHREVSPGVVRQLLRVFPDAPDGWR; this is encoded by the coding sequence ATGGTGCGAGCCGTTCCCCACCGAACCGTGATCGCCTTCCTCCATCACCGAGGATGGTGGCTCGACCGGGTGCGGGGCAGTCACGAGGTCTGGCGCGGGCCAGATGGCGGCAGGCTGGTCCTCCCGCGGCACCGAGAAGTCAGCCCCGGTGTCGTGCGACAACTGCTCCGGGTGTTCCCGGACGCTCCGGACGGTTGGCGATGA
- a CDS encoding ATP-dependent DNA ligase: protein MEIAPMLAKAVPDVPDPDSVTGGLRYEPKWDGFRGIVTIDGDDVEIGSRGAKPLTRYFPELVDAFRAQFGGRDHPVVLDGEVILRSGEPGAERLDWEALSQRIHPAASRIAKLSAETPAQFVAFDLLEIDGSELVDVPFDERRARLEELAAEMADPLFVTRTTLDVDLAREWLTTFEGAGLDGVVAKRRAKPYEPGKRSMLKIKHHRTADVVAIGYRIHKSGTGVGSLLVGLYGDDGELRQVGGVSAFSDKRRVALVEELELLVLRDADGRPVTGDGERSRFSSGRDTSFVRLAPERVLEVRYDQMEGDRFRHTVQFERWRPDREARSCGFDQLEVPTAYDLRDVLD, encoded by the coding sequence ATGGAGATCGCACCGATGCTCGCCAAGGCCGTGCCCGACGTCCCGGACCCCGACAGCGTCACCGGCGGCCTGCGGTACGAACCGAAGTGGGACGGCTTCCGCGGCATCGTGACCATCGACGGCGACGACGTCGAGATCGGCAGCCGGGGCGCGAAGCCGCTCACCCGCTACTTCCCCGAGCTGGTCGACGCGTTCCGGGCGCAGTTCGGCGGACGCGACCACCCGGTGGTGCTCGACGGCGAGGTGATCCTCCGTTCCGGCGAACCCGGTGCGGAACGGCTCGACTGGGAGGCGTTGTCGCAGCGGATCCACCCGGCGGCCTCGCGGATCGCGAAGCTCAGCGCCGAGACGCCCGCACAGTTCGTCGCGTTCGACCTGCTCGAGATCGACGGCTCCGAACTCGTGGACGTGCCGTTCGACGAGCGCCGAGCACGGTTGGAGGAGCTCGCCGCCGAGATGGCCGATCCCTTGTTCGTGACCCGCACGACGCTCGACGTCGACCTCGCCCGCGAGTGGCTCACCACCTTCGAGGGCGCCGGTCTCGACGGGGTCGTCGCGAAGCGCCGCGCGAAGCCGTACGAGCCGGGCAAGCGCTCGATGCTCAAGATCAAGCACCACCGGACGGCCGATGTCGTCGCGATCGGCTACCGCATCCACAAGAGCGGCACCGGGGTCGGCTCGCTGCTGGTCGGGTTGTACGGCGACGACGGCGAGCTGCGGCAGGTGGGCGGCGTGTCCGCCTTCTCCGACAAGCGACGGGTGGCGTTGGTCGAGGAGCTCGAGCTGTTGGTCCTCCGGGATGCGGACGGGAGGCCCGTCACCGGTGACGGGGAACGCTCGCGTTTCTCGTCGGGTCGCGACACGTCGTTCGTCCGGCTGGCGCCGGAACGCGTGCTCGAGGTGCGGTACGACCAGATGGAGGGCGACCGCTTCCGGCACACGGTGCAGTTCGAGCGGTGGCGTCCGGACCGTGAGGCACGCTCGTGCGGCTTCGACCAGCTCGAGGTCCCGACCGCCTACGATCTGCGAGATGTCCTCGACTGA
- the ligD gene encoding non-homologous end-joining DNA ligase, with amino-acid sequence MASEATVLTVPGPDGDREVRISSPSRVLWPEPGITKLDLAEYLVTVGDAFLRANGDRPISLQRFPGGVDGEQFFSKNPPKGAPEYVRAVTVTYPSARSHPQLVIDEPAVAVWAAQMNTVVFHPWASRAEDSDHPDQLRIDLDPQPGTDFHDTVPIAHELRKVLAAAGLTAWIKTSGNRGLHVFAPIRPEHEFLDVRHAVIAAARELERRMPDRVTTAWWKEERGQRVFVDFNQANRDRTMAGAYSPRALPHAAVSTPIAWEELDTADPKAFTIRTVPDRLASTGDPWESMGEEPGSIAPLLEWWDRDLANGEGELPFPPDFPKMPGEPPRVQPSRAKKA; translated from the coding sequence ATGGCGAGCGAAGCGACGGTGCTGACGGTGCCCGGCCCCGACGGCGACCGCGAGGTCCGGATCAGCAGCCCGTCCCGCGTGCTCTGGCCGGAGCCCGGGATCACGAAGCTCGACCTCGCCGAGTACCTCGTCACCGTGGGTGACGCCTTCCTCCGCGCGAACGGGGACCGCCCGATCTCCCTGCAGCGCTTCCCGGGCGGCGTCGACGGCGAGCAGTTCTTCTCGAAGAACCCACCGAAGGGTGCGCCCGAGTACGTCCGCGCCGTGACGGTCACCTACCCGAGCGCCCGGAGCCACCCACAGCTGGTGATCGACGAGCCGGCGGTGGCGGTGTGGGCGGCGCAGATGAACACGGTGGTGTTCCATCCGTGGGCGTCACGGGCCGAGGACTCCGACCACCCGGACCAGCTCCGCATCGACCTCGATCCGCAGCCGGGCACCGACTTCCACGACACGGTGCCGATCGCGCACGAGCTCCGGAAGGTCCTGGCGGCGGCGGGCTTGACGGCGTGGATCAAGACGAGCGGCAATCGCGGCCTGCACGTGTTCGCGCCGATCCGTCCGGAGCACGAGTTCCTCGACGTCCGGCACGCGGTGATCGCGGCGGCGCGGGAGCTCGAGCGGCGGATGCCGGACCGGGTGACGACGGCGTGGTGGAAGGAGGAGCGCGGGCAGCGCGTCTTCGTGGACTTCAACCAGGCGAACCGCGACCGCACGATGGCGGGTGCCTACAGCCCGCGCGCACTGCCGCACGCCGCGGTGTCGACCCCGATCGCGTGGGAGGAGCTCGACACCGCCGACCCGAAGGCCTTCACGATCCGCACGGTGCCGGATCGGCTCGCGAGCACGGGCGACCCGTGGGAGTCGATGGGGGAGGAGCCGGGGTCGATCGCACCGCTGCTGGAGTGGTGGGACCGCGACCTGGCGAACGGCGAAGGGGAGCTGCCGTTCCCGCCGGACTTCCCGAAGATGCCGGGCGAACCGCCCCGCGTGCAACCGTCCCGAGCCAAGAAGGCCTGA
- a CDS encoding uracil-DNA glycosylase: protein MIDLAGFWAALDAVPVADDAEALYGVSTEDGRLRRENLTRYLSLVGDQADMLLVAEAPGWRGMTNTGVPFTSMRELGSAYLVPPEPTAPWEASSRVVQAALADWNGPLPVAWAIFPHHPFAAPDRLTNRTPRPSEVRDGAPVALALLEALGASDVRVVAVGRKAQGALALAGIDAIAVRHPAQGGAKQFTEQLLALNA, encoded by the coding sequence GTGATCGACCTCGCCGGGTTCTGGGCAGCGCTCGACGCGGTGCCGGTCGCGGACGACGCCGAGGCGCTGTACGGCGTGTCCACCGAGGACGGCCGGCTGCGGCGCGAGAACCTCACGCGCTACTTGTCGCTCGTCGGTGACCAGGCGGACATGCTGCTCGTCGCGGAGGCCCCGGGCTGGCGCGGCATGACGAACACCGGCGTCCCGTTCACGAGCATGCGGGAGCTCGGGTCCGCGTACCTCGTCCCGCCGGAGCCCACCGCGCCGTGGGAGGCGTCCTCGCGAGTGGTCCAGGCTGCCCTCGCCGACTGGAACGGTCCGCTCCCCGTGGCATGGGCGATCTTCCCGCACCACCCGTTCGCGGCTCCCGACCGGCTGACGAACCGGACGCCACGGCCGTCCGAGGTCCGGGACGGGGCACCGGTCGCGCTCGCGCTGCTCGAGGCTCTCGGCGCTTCGGACGTGCGGGTGGTCGCGGTGGGGCGGAAGGCGCAGGGAGCGCTCGCGCTGGCGGGCATCGACGCGATCGCGGTGCGGCATCCGGCACAGGGCGGCGCGAAGCAGTTCACCGAGCAGCTGCTGGCACTGAACGCCTGA
- a CDS encoding Fic family protein, which translates to MSARPEGGYHDENYVLRNKFGATSRDELAALEVPEVQDRELDLLLGDVEGLESLAPSQRVCRIHAHLFQDVYEWAGEYRLDGIAKNPEEPFLAPELISVRMSRFDDEVGDDTDMLTQPLDFLTQQFAVLNHIHPFMEGNGRTQREFWREYAAQYGISLDWQKATTAENHDAARRSMLGNLRPLRALLAKVIESDDPPVSH; encoded by the coding sequence GTGAGTGCTCGCCCCGAGGGCGGCTACCACGACGAGAACTACGTTCTGCGGAACAAGTTCGGTGCCACCAGTCGCGACGAGCTCGCCGCGCTGGAAGTGCCCGAAGTTCAGGACCGCGAACTGGACCTGCTCTTGGGCGATGTCGAGGGACTCGAGAGCCTCGCTCCCTCGCAGAGAGTCTGTCGCATCCACGCTCACCTGTTCCAGGACGTCTACGAGTGGGCTGGTGAGTACCGCCTCGACGGGATTGCGAAGAACCCCGAGGAGCCGTTCCTCGCTCCTGAGCTCATCTCGGTCCGAATGTCCAGGTTTGATGACGAGGTCGGCGACGATACCGACATGCTCACGCAGCCGCTGGACTTCCTCACCCAGCAGTTCGCGGTTCTCAACCACATCCACCCGTTCATGGAGGGCAACGGTCGCACGCAGCGGGAGTTCTGGCGCGAGTACGCCGCTCAGTACGGCATCTCACTGGACTGGCAGAAGGCCACGACGGCCGAGAACCACGACGCCGCGCGCCGTTCGATGCTCGGGAATCTCCGACCGTTGCGTGCGTTGCTGGCGAAGGTGATCGAGTCGGACGACCCGCCCGTCAGCCACTGA
- a CDS encoding NAD(P)H-dependent oxidoreductase: protein MPTLLHIDSSADLAHSRSRALTAAFADAWRARGPEYTVVRRDLHVDQLPHLETSALHWAAADRTDDEAVAPEAEALRQEVIDELLAADVVVVGAPLYNYTVPSTLKAWIDRIHVPGILTGGVQPLAGRPVVTVVSRGATYDAGTPTEDWDHGSPVLHLILGTALGMKLYPITVSATLADRLPDLAPLAEHAHAEFADAKTTLERLAATLG from the coding sequence ATGCCCACCCTGCTGCACATCGACTCCTCGGCCGACCTCGCACACTCCCGCTCCCGCGCCCTCACCGCGGCCTTCGCCGACGCATGGCGCGCTCGCGGCCCGGAGTACACGGTGGTGCGGCGCGACCTGCACGTCGACCAGCTCCCGCACCTCGAGACGTCGGCGCTGCACTGGGCCGCGGCGGACCGCACGGACGACGAAGCCGTCGCACCCGAGGCGGAGGCGCTCCGGCAGGAGGTCATCGACGAGCTCCTCGCCGCGGACGTCGTCGTGGTCGGTGCGCCGCTCTACAACTACACGGTGCCGTCCACACTGAAGGCCTGGATCGACCGCATCCACGTCCCCGGCATCCTGACCGGCGGCGTGCAGCCCCTCGCCGGACGTCCGGTGGTCACGGTCGTCAGCCGCGGCGCCACGTACGACGCGGGCACCCCGACGGAGGACTGGGACCACGGCTCGCCGGTCCTGCACCTCATCCTCGGCACGGCGCTCGGCATGAAGCTCTACCCGATCACGGTGAGCGCGACCCTCGCCGACCGCCTGCCGGACCTCGCGCCGCTCGCCGAGCACGCCCACGCCGAGTTCGCCGATGCGAAGACCACGCTGGAGCGCCTCGCGGCCACCCTCGGCTGA
- a CDS encoding MBL fold metallo-hydrolase, with protein sequence MTTVPPPAAPAPEPISPVQAAALRDGVLPPVEQVRPGVWTLAVPFRFGVPDATLVYVLEGSDGALALIDPGWSADGSLDELRDGLTSIGRRLEDVSLVAVTHLHADHLGAAAAVRSATGARIAMHRLEVEALDRERDDAVANDADIATWGVPEDLRAGVVEAWGSGRRIGLGRVGRPAADLLLEDGDELPVAGRSIRALWTPGHTTGHVCFVDEPDGLLFTGDHVLPRINSGIGLGGRTPTNPLGDYLASLGRLDRYDDLEVCPGHEYRFRGVVGRARALARHREERSRHVAEALDSLHEPTLFEVAARVPFSGGIETMTGFLLASALTQTAYHVALLGRSDEVRPA encoded by the coding sequence GTGACGACCGTGCCCCCGCCGGCAGCGCCGGCACCGGAACCGATCAGTCCCGTGCAGGCCGCTGCGCTCCGCGACGGCGTCCTGCCGCCCGTCGAGCAGGTCCGGCCCGGTGTCTGGACCCTCGCCGTGCCCTTCCGTTTCGGGGTGCCCGACGCGACCCTCGTGTACGTCCTCGAGGGGTCTGACGGTGCACTCGCCCTGATCGATCCCGGCTGGAGTGCCGACGGCTCGCTCGACGAACTCCGCGACGGGCTGACGTCGATCGGCCGACGGCTCGAGGACGTGTCGCTCGTGGCCGTGACGCACCTGCACGCCGACCACCTCGGGGCTGCTGCTGCCGTCCGGAGCGCCACGGGTGCCCGGATCGCGATGCACCGGCTGGAGGTCGAGGCGCTCGACCGCGAGCGGGACGACGCCGTGGCGAACGACGCCGACATCGCGACGTGGGGCGTCCCGGAGGACCTGCGTGCCGGCGTGGTCGAGGCCTGGGGGAGCGGCCGGCGCATCGGCCTCGGTCGGGTCGGTCGTCCCGCCGCTGACCTGTTGCTCGAGGACGGTGACGAGCTGCCCGTCGCCGGGCGGTCGATCCGGGCGCTCTGGACCCCGGGGCACACCACCGGGCACGTCTGCTTCGTCGACGAGCCCGACGGGCTGCTCTTCACCGGCGACCACGTGCTGCCGCGGATCAACTCCGGCATCGGGCTCGGCGGGCGAACCCCGACGAACCCGCTCGGCGACTACCTGGCGTCGCTCGGGCGGCTCGACCGGTACGACGACCTCGAGGTCTGCCCCGGGCACGAGTACCGCTTCCGGGGCGTGGTCGGGCGTGCGCGGGCCCTGGCGCGGCACCGCGAGGAACGGTCGCGGCACGTCGCCGAGGCGCTCGACAGCCTGCACGAGCCGACGCTGTTCGAGGTCGCGGCGCGCGTGCCGTTCAGCGGCGGGATCGAGACGATGACGGGGTTCCTGCTCGCGAGTGCCCTGACGCAGACGGCGTACCACGTGGCGCTGCTCGGGCGTTCCGACGAGGTCCGTCCCGCCTGA